CAAACGCCATCAACTAGGCCAAATGTGGTTATGTCTTTAGGGAGAGCTTGAGAGATAATAATTGCGATGTCAGCTTTCGCCACACGCTGATCATCTCGTAACTTCGTAAGCCAGCGGCCCGACCAGTTCTTTGTTCGCTTACTTTCCCAAAGTATTGAGCCGCAGGCATTTCCAGTAGCCGAAATGACGCTTTGGATGACATCACCGCCAAACTCCCCTTTCGGAACGGGTTCGATTCTGTCGAGAGGGAATTTAGCTCGGAGCGTCTCTTCAAGGGCAAGTTCCATGACCTCACCTTGAAGCTGTTGCGAGCCTTGCTCAGCCTTGCGCCTTAGGTCTTCTATCTGCTTTTGCATCGAAGCAATCTGTTGTTCTTTTTCGCTCACTTTCAGCGATAGCGCTTCTTCAGCTTCCGCTTTGGCCTTTTTGTGGACGGCAGCAATTGATTCCTGAACACGTTTTTCGACCGTGAGATCAAGCTCACGCTTGGCATCATCCAGTTCACGCTGTTTTTTCAGCAAATTGGCTTGCTCCTTCTGTGCTTCTTTAAGTTTTTCGTTGCGCTCACTGACAAGACCCTGAAGTTCCGCGATCTCCTTTATCTTCCCCTCAATCTCATCAGCCACTGCGGTGCGGGCTTTCTTTTTTTCTTCTTCAGAGATCGCAATGCGTTCGGCCTTTAGCCTTTCAGCAACCTTATCCTCAATCTGCTGCTTGTCTCGCTCAATGTGTTCTTGCTGTTGTCGAATGTCCGCTTCGCGTTTCGCAACTGTGTCTTCTTGTTCCTTGAGCTTGCGCTCATATTCATCCTTGGTTGCTTCAATGAGTGGAGCCGCCAAGCTCTCGGTGAGTTTGATCTCAGTGGAACAGTTAGGACATATTATTGTTGGTTCGATCATGCAACGGGAACCCCCCTTCCAAAATTACGGTCTGCACTTATTGGCAACTTGGCGCGCCCGAGAGGATTCGAACCTCTGACCTACGGATTAGAAGTCCGTTGCTCTATCCTGGCTGAGCTACGGGCGCGAAAAAGACTAAATCACGCACTAAATCACGAAGAAATGGTCGGGGTGAGAGGGCTCGAACCTCCGACCTCAGCATCCCAAATGCTGCGCGCTCCCAGCTGCGCCACACCCCGATTCAAAAATGAGTAATTATAACGACAGGAACCGAAGAAAACAAAACCGCCGTTCCGGCGAAAA
The DNA window shown above is from Candidatus Dadabacteria bacterium and carries:
- a CDS encoding DUF2130 domain-containing protein, giving the protein MIEPTIICPNCSTEIKLTESLAAPLIEATKDEYERKLKEQEDTVAKREADIRQQQEHIERDKQQIEDKVAERLKAERIAISEEEKKKARTAVADEIEGKIKEIAELQGLVSERNEKLKEAQKEQANLLKKQRELDDAKRELDLTVEKRVQESIAAVHKKAKAEAEEALSLKVSEKEQQIASMQKQIEDLRRKAEQGSQQLQGEVMELALEETLRAKFPLDRIEPVPKGEFGGDVIQSVISATGNACGSILWESKRTKNWSGRWLTKLRDDQRVAKADIAIIISQALPKDITTFGLVDGVWVTGVQFYVPLAIALRQSLIEIYNSKTASEGQRTKMELVYQYLTGPRFRHRVEAIVEKFSDMQADLDRERKSMTRLWAKREAQIQGVIESAVGMYGDLQGIAGQAIQEIEGLELPLLEDKEIEE